The genomic stretch ACGCCATCACCATGCACGGCATACCAGCTGACAATATCCGGCGTGACAAAGGTGTTATAAGGGTTTTCTGCCTGCTCGCCTGATTTGGCAAAACGAAACGCGTGGGTCAGCGCGCCATCTTTATGGTAGACAAACTTCAGGTGGCCATTTTGCTTATCCAGGCTAGAAGCGGCAGCCGTCGTCAGCTTGCCGTGGGCGCTGTAGCTACCATGCGTTACTGTGCCGTTTTTGGTCCAGACTGCCGCATATTCCCAGTCATGCCGGTGGCCGCTTTTGACGCCCGCCGCAATCTGATCTTTCAGGAAATAGAGCGCATAAAAATGGCCGCAGTAGCGGTTACCGCCACTATTCACGCAGGCGTACCGATGTAGTGTATTGGATTTATCGAGAAACGTCGTCCAGCGGCAACCACCTGTCAGGCTACCGGTCGGATTGAGGCCGCCATTTTGCTGACCGCTGCGACTGATTCCGGCACTGGGCAAGCAGCCATCAGTATCGAAATCAAACACCGGTGCAATCGATGCCGCGTTAACACCGGAGGGCAATGCCTGATCCAGTTTGTCGAAATCATCAGCATGCACAGTAAATACGGCCCAGAGAGGGAGAGTTGCCAGAATCACTTTCTTCTTTAAAAACATAGTATCTCCTGTTTCTATTTTGCTTAGGCGTCATGCCCATTCGTGTTTTTAAAAGTAAAAATAAAGAGAGGGATTACGGTTAACGCGTAATCCTTTAATCAGAAAATCGTTGTTTAGTAAAACTATTAATAAGAAAAACCATCAACCATCTATTTCATCCCTATGACAAAAAATAGATAAAGAATGGCCTCCCGCAAATTATCATAGCTATCTTTCAGACG from Dickeya zeae NCPPB 2538 encodes the following:
- a CDS encoding NPP1 family protein → MFLKKKVILATLPLWAVFTVHADDFDKLDQALPSGVNAASIAPVFDFDTDGCLPSAGISRSGQQNGGLNPTGSLTGGCRWTTFLDKSNTLHRYACVNSGGNRYCGHFYALYFLKDQIAAGVKSGHRHDWEYAAVWTKNGTVTHGSYSAHGKLTTAAASSLDKQNGHLKFVYHKDGALTHAFRFAKSGEQAENPYNTFVTPDIVSWYAVHGDGVSNQDMRNKMNSFDYGSADIPMKDNNFLSNLNAGKPGDYPNFTQASVDSAK